From the Diceros bicornis minor isolate mBicDic1 chromosome 19, mDicBic1.mat.cur, whole genome shotgun sequence genome, one window contains:
- the SRMS gene encoding tyrosine-protein kinase Srms isoform X1, producing the protein MEPFLRKRLTFLSSFWDKIWPAGAPDDGMPRFLDPGADAEQETPAAEPRSPPARARLFRALYDFTARCADELSVSRGDRLYALKEEGDYIFARRLSGPPSAGLVPITYVARATPKTLSDQPWYFSGISRTEAQQLLLSPANAPGAFLVRPSESSRGDYSLSVRAQAKVHHYRISTAADGGLYLQKGRLFPSLEELLAYYKANWTLIQNPLLQPCMPQKPPRQDEWERPRSEFTLRRKLGEGYFGEVWEGVWLSSVPVAVKVIKSADMKLEDLAKEIQTLKSLRHERLIRLHAVCSASEPVYIVTELMRKGNLQAFLGSPEGQALSPPLLLSFARQVAEGMSYLEERRIVHRDLAARNVLVGDDLTCKVADFGLARLLKDDIYSPSSGSKIPVKWTAPEAANYRVFSQKSDVWSFGVLLYEVFAYGQCPYEGMSNHETLQQIMRGYRLPRPAACPAEVYLLMLECWRGSPEERPAFAVLQEKLGAVYRRLHPALT; encoded by the exons ATGGAGCCCTTTCTCAGGAAGCGGCTGACCTTCCTGTCCTCCTTCTGGGACAAGATCTGGCCGGCGGGCGCGCCGGACGACGGCATGCCCCGGTTCCTGGACCCTGGCGCGGACGCCGAGCAGGAGACCCCCGCCGCGGAGCCCCGCAGCCCCCCGGCGCGCGCGCGGCTCTTCAGGGCGCTGTACGACTTCACGGCGCGGTGCGCTGATGAGCTGAGCGTCAGCCGCGGGGACAGGCTCTACGCCCTCAAGGAGGAGGGCGACTATATCTTTGCCCGCAGGCTCTCCGGCCCGCCCAGCGCCGGGCTGGTGCCCATCACCTACGTGGCCAGGGCCACCCCTAAGACGCTCTCAGACCAGCC CTGGTACTTCAGCGGCATCAGCCGAACCGAGGCCCAGCAGCTGCTCCTGTCCCCGGCCAACGCGCCGGGGGCCTTCCTCGTTCGGCCCAGCGAGAGCAGCCGCGGGGACTACTCGCTGTCAG TCCGGGCCCAGGCCAAAGTCCACCACTACCGCATCTCCACGGCGGCAGACGGTGGCCTCTACCTGCAGAAGGGCCGGCTCTTCCCCAGTCTGGAGGAGCTGCTCGCCTACTACAAGGCCAACTGGACGCTGATCCAGAACCCGCTGCTGCAGCCCTGCATGCCCCAG AAGCCCCCGAGGCAGGACGAGTGGGAGAGGCCGCGCTCCGAGTTCACCCTGCGGAGGAAGCTGGGCGAAGGCTACTTCGGGGAGGTGTGGGAAGGCGTGTGGCTCAGCTCCGTGCCCGTGGCGGTCAAGGTCATCAAGTCAG CCGACATGAAGCTCGAAGACCTCGCCAAGGAGATCCAGACGCTCAAGAGCCTGAGGCATGAGCGTCTCATCCGGCTGCACGCGGTGTGCTCCGCCTCCGAGCCCGTGTACATCGTCACCGAGCTCATGCGCAAGGGCAACCTGCAGGCCTTCCTGGGCA GCCCTGAGGGCCAGGCCCTGAGCCCGCCCCTCCTGCTGAGCTTTGCCCGCCAGGTGGCCGAGGGCATGAGCTACCTGGAGGAGCGGCGCATCGTGCACCGGGACCTGGCCGCCAGAAACGTGCTTGTGGGCGATGACCTGACCTGCAAGGTGGCCGACTTTGGCCTGGCTCGGCTGCTCAAG GACGACATCTACTCCCCAAGCAGCGGCTCCAAGATCCCCGTCAAGTGGACGGCGCCCGAGGCGGCCAACTACCGCGTCTTTTCCCAGAAATCGGACGTCTGGTCCTTCGGAGTCCTGCTGTATGAGGTCTTTGCCTATGGCCAGTGTCCCTACGAAG GCATGAGCAACCACGAGACGCTGCAGCAGATCATGCGAGGGTACCGCCTGCCGCGCCCGGCCGCCTGCCCCGCCGAGGTCTACCTGCTCATGCTGGAGTGCTGGAGGGGCAGCCCCGAGGAGCGGCCGGCCTTCGCCGTGCTGCAGGAGAAGCTGGGCGCCGTCTACAGGCGCCTCCACCCTGCCCTCACGTGA
- the PTK6 gene encoding protein-tyrosine kinase 6, with translation MASQGQVHLNPEYVGLWDFEARTDKELSFRAGDLFHVARKEEEWWWAMLLDEAGLALAEGYVPHNYLAEKETVESEPWFFGRISRSEALHRLQAEGNGLGAFLIRVSEKPGADYVLSVRDTQAVRHYKIWRRAGRLHLNQAVSFPSLPELVDHHKAHSLSHGLRLTVPCWKHKPEPLPHCDDWERPREEFTLCRKLGSGYFGEVFEGLWKDQVRVAIKVIARDDLLHQHTFQAEIQAMKKLRHKHILALYAVASVGDPVYIITELMPKGSLLQLLRDSDEKALPGSELGDIASQVAEGMCYLESQNYIHRDLAARNILVGENHICKVGDFGLARLVKENIYLSHDHNVPYKWTAPEALSRGHYSIKSDVWSFGVLLHEIFSRGQMPYPGMSNHEAFLKVEAGYRMPCPLECPPTTHKLMLSCWHRDPEQRPCFKALWEKLSSFTRYENPL, from the exons ATGGCGTCCCAGGGCCAGGTGCACCTGAACCCCGAGTACGTAGGCCTCTGGGACTTTGAGGCCCGGACAGACAAGGAGCTGAGCTTCAGGGCAGGTGACCTCTTCCACGTggccaggaaggaggaagagtggTGGTGGGCCATGCTGCTGGACGAGGCGGGCCTGGCCCTGGCCGAGGGCTACGTGCCCCACAACTACCTGGCCGAGAAGGAGACAGTGGAGTCTGAGCC GTGGTTCTTTGGTCGAATCTCCCGCTCAGAAGCCTTGCACAGACTGCAGGCCGAGGGCAACGGGCTGGGCGCCTTCCTGATCAGGGTCAGCGAGAAGCCAGGCGCCGACTACGTCCTCTCGG TGCGGGACACGCAGGCCGTGCGGCACTACAAGATCTGGCGGCGTGCTGGCCGGCTGCACCTCAACCAGGCCGTGTCCTTCCCCAGCTTGCCCGAGCTCGTGGACCACCACAAGGCCCACAGCCTGTCCCACGGCCTGCGGCTGACAGTGCCCTGCTGGAAG CACAAGCCTGAGCCCCTGCCCCACTGCGACGACTGGGAGAGGCCGAGGGAGGAGTTCACGCTTTGCAGGAAGCTGGGGTCTGGCTACTTCGGGGAGGTCTTCGAAGGGCTCTGGAAAGACCAGGTCCGAGTAGCCATTAAGGTGATTGCCCGAG ATGACCTCCTGCACCAGCACACATTCCAGGCGGAGATCCAGGCCATGAAAAAGCTTCGGCACAAGCACATCCTGGCGCTGTACGCCGTGGCGTCCGTGGGGGACCCCGTGTACATCATCACTGAGCTCATGCCCAAGGGGAGtctgctgcagctactgcggg ACTCCGACGAGAAAGCCCTGCCTGGCTCAGAGCTGGGTGACATCGCATCGCAGGTGGCCGAGGGCATGTGCTACCTGGAATCGCAGAATTATATCCACCGGGACCTGGCTGCCAGGAACATCCTCGTGGGGGAAAACCACATCTGCAAGGTCGGGGACTTCGGGCTGGCCAGGCTTGTCAAG GAGAACATCTATCTTTCCCATGATCACAACGTCCCCTACAAGTGGACCGCCCCCGAGGCGCTCTCTCGAGGGCATTACTCCATCAAATCTGACGTCTGGTCCTTTGGGGTTCTCCTCCACGAGATTTTCAGCAGGGGTCAGATGCCCTATCCAG GCATGTCCAACCATGAGGCCTTCCTGAAGGTGGAGGCGGGCTACCGCATGCCCTGCCCCCTGGAGTGCCCGCCCACCACACACAAGCTGATGCTGTCGTGCTGGCACAGGGACCCAGAGCAGAGGCCCTGCTTCAAAGCCCTGTGGGAGAAGCTCTCCAGCTTCACCAGATACGAGAACCCGCTCTGA
- the FNDC11 gene encoding fibronectin type III domain-containing protein 11 has translation MSSQVTGLGLDRMKLDSPQSPLDQEEAEEAEDGQLLDPQAWRTYVERRNALREFLSSDLSPHLLRRHHARVELLRKCSYYVEILPKQLALGDQNPLVLPSAMFQLIDPWKFQRMKKVGTAQTKIQLLLLGHLLEQLDCGRAELDALLESPDPQPFLTGWGLVERRLAELSAVMDSFLAMMVPGCLHLKHRLVSDIGATKIPHIRLMLSTKMPVMFDRKESVAYQDWVSLRWFVTIQPAAPEQFELRFKLLDPRTQQECTQCGLIPVAACTFDIRNLLPNRAYKFTVKRAESYTLVYEPWRDSLTLQTRPGPTKGPTPSRLGRPGPPPTTPSER, from the coding sequence ATGAGCTCCCAGGTGACGGGCCTGGGCCTCGACAGGATGAAGCTGGACAGTCCGCAGTCCCCCCTGGACCAAGAGGAGGCGGAGGAGGCTGAGGACGGGCAGCTGCTGGACCCGCAGGCGTGGAGGACCTACGTGGAACGCCGCAACGCGCTGCGGGAGTTCCTGAGCTCGGACCTGAGCCCCCACCTGCTCCGGCGCCACCATGCCCGCGTGGAGCTGCTCAGGAAGTGCTCCTACTACGTCGAGATCCTCCCCAAGCAGCTGGCCCTGGGCGACCAGAACCCGCTGGTGCTGCCCAGCGCCATGTTCCAGCTCATCGACCCCTGGAAGTTCCAGCGCATGAAGAAGGTGGGCACCGCCCAGACCAAGATCCAGCTCCTGCTGCTGGGGcacctgctggagcagctggactgCGGCCGCGCCGAGCTGGACGCCCTGCTCGAGTCGCCCGACCCGCAGCCCTTCCTGACAGGCTGGGGACTGGTGGAGCGGCGACTGGCAGAGCTGTCGGCCGTCATGGACAGCTTCCTGGCCATGATGGTGCCCGGGTGCCTGCACCTCAAGCACCGTCTGGTGTCCGACATTGGCGCCACCAAGATCCCGCACATCCGCCTCATGCTGAGCACCAAGATGCCCGTCATGTTCGACCGCAAGGAGTCGGTGGCCTACCAGGACTGGGTCAGCTTGCGCTGGTTTGTCACCATCCAGCCTGCGGCGCCAGAGCAGTTTGAGCTGCGCTTCAAGCTGCTGGATCCGCGGACGCAGCAGGAGTGCACGCAGTGTGGCCTCATCCCCGTGGCTGCCTGCACCTTCGACATCCGCAACCTGCTGCCCAACCGCGCCTACAAGTTCACGGTCAAGAGAGCAGAGAGCTACACGCTGGTGTACGAGCCCTGGCGGGACAGCCTCACCCTGCAGACCCGGCCGGGGCCCACCAAGGGGCCCACCCCAAGTCGGCTGGGCAGGCCAGGCCCACCCCCGACCACACCTTCCGAGAGATGA
- the SRMS gene encoding tyrosine-protein kinase Srms isoform X2, which produces MEPFLRKRLTFLSSFWDKIWPAGAPDDGMPRFLDPGADAEQETPAAEPRSPPARARLFRALYDFTARCADELSVSRGDRLYALKEEGDYIFARRLSGPPSAGLVPITYVARATPKTLSDQPWYFSGISRTEAQQLLLSPANAPGAFLVRPSESSRGDYSLSVRAQAKVHHYRISTAADGGLYLQKGRLFPSLEELLAYYKANWTLIQNPLLQPCMPQKPPRQDEWERPRSEFTLRRKLGEGYFGEVWEGVWLSSVPVAVKVIKSGPEGQALSPPLLLSFARQVAEGMSYLEERRIVHRDLAARNVLVGDDLTCKVADFGLARLLKDDIYSPSSGSKIPVKWTAPEAANYRVFSQKSDVWSFGVLLYEVFAYGQCPYEGMSNHETLQQIMRGYRLPRPAACPAEVYLLMLECWRGSPEERPAFAVLQEKLGAVYRRLHPALT; this is translated from the exons ATGGAGCCCTTTCTCAGGAAGCGGCTGACCTTCCTGTCCTCCTTCTGGGACAAGATCTGGCCGGCGGGCGCGCCGGACGACGGCATGCCCCGGTTCCTGGACCCTGGCGCGGACGCCGAGCAGGAGACCCCCGCCGCGGAGCCCCGCAGCCCCCCGGCGCGCGCGCGGCTCTTCAGGGCGCTGTACGACTTCACGGCGCGGTGCGCTGATGAGCTGAGCGTCAGCCGCGGGGACAGGCTCTACGCCCTCAAGGAGGAGGGCGACTATATCTTTGCCCGCAGGCTCTCCGGCCCGCCCAGCGCCGGGCTGGTGCCCATCACCTACGTGGCCAGGGCCACCCCTAAGACGCTCTCAGACCAGCC CTGGTACTTCAGCGGCATCAGCCGAACCGAGGCCCAGCAGCTGCTCCTGTCCCCGGCCAACGCGCCGGGGGCCTTCCTCGTTCGGCCCAGCGAGAGCAGCCGCGGGGACTACTCGCTGTCAG TCCGGGCCCAGGCCAAAGTCCACCACTACCGCATCTCCACGGCGGCAGACGGTGGCCTCTACCTGCAGAAGGGCCGGCTCTTCCCCAGTCTGGAGGAGCTGCTCGCCTACTACAAGGCCAACTGGACGCTGATCCAGAACCCGCTGCTGCAGCCCTGCATGCCCCAG AAGCCCCCGAGGCAGGACGAGTGGGAGAGGCCGCGCTCCGAGTTCACCCTGCGGAGGAAGCTGGGCGAAGGCTACTTCGGGGAGGTGTGGGAAGGCGTGTGGCTCAGCTCCGTGCCCGTGGCGGTCAAGGTCATCAAGTCAG GCCCTGAGGGCCAGGCCCTGAGCCCGCCCCTCCTGCTGAGCTTTGCCCGCCAGGTGGCCGAGGGCATGAGCTACCTGGAGGAGCGGCGCATCGTGCACCGGGACCTGGCCGCCAGAAACGTGCTTGTGGGCGATGACCTGACCTGCAAGGTGGCCGACTTTGGCCTGGCTCGGCTGCTCAAG GACGACATCTACTCCCCAAGCAGCGGCTCCAAGATCCCCGTCAAGTGGACGGCGCCCGAGGCGGCCAACTACCGCGTCTTTTCCCAGAAATCGGACGTCTGGTCCTTCGGAGTCCTGCTGTATGAGGTCTTTGCCTATGGCCAGTGTCCCTACGAAG GCATGAGCAACCACGAGACGCTGCAGCAGATCATGCGAGGGTACCGCCTGCCGCGCCCGGCCGCCTGCCCCGCCGAGGTCTACCTGCTCATGCTGGAGTGCTGGAGGGGCAGCCCCGAGGAGCGGCCGGCCTTCGCCGTGCTGCAGGAGAAGCTGGGCGCCGTCTACAGGCGCCTCCACCCTGCCCTCACGTGA